One stretch of Streptomyces agglomeratus DNA includes these proteins:
- a CDS encoding alkaline phosphatase PhoX — protein MERRSFLRGAVIGTSVAAFGGSLWRGAAYADPAQPGAGPYGGLGSADANGIRLPSGFSSRVIARSGQKVGSTAYTWHNAPDGGACYADGTGWIYVSNSEISPSGGAGAVRFSSTGAITSAYRILSSTRQNCAGGKTPWNTWLSCEEVDRGYVYETDPWGVKAAVRRDAMGRFKHEAAAADPVRRTIYLTEDVTDGCFYRFTPTTWGDLSSGRLEVLKMGSGTSGPVTWATVPDPSGATATRNQVSGAKRFNGGEGCYYADDVCYFTTKGDNRVWQYNAAAQTIELAYDDSLVSGTAPLTGVDNVTGTASGDLFVAEDGGTMEICVITPDDVVAPFLRIDGQSGSEICGPAFSPDGRRLYFSSQRGTSGSSSGGITYEVTGPFRA, from the coding sequence ATGGAACGTCGTAGCTTCCTGCGCGGCGCTGTCATCGGCACCTCCGTCGCCGCCTTCGGCGGCTCCCTCTGGCGCGGCGCGGCGTACGCCGACCCCGCGCAGCCCGGCGCCGGCCCCTACGGCGGCCTGGGCTCCGCCGACGCCAACGGCATACGCCTGCCGTCCGGCTTCAGCAGCCGCGTCATAGCCCGCTCCGGCCAGAAGGTCGGCTCCACCGCGTACACCTGGCACAACGCTCCGGACGGCGGCGCGTGTTACGCCGACGGCACCGGCTGGATCTACGTCTCCAACTCGGAGATCAGCCCCTCCGGCGGCGCGGGCGCGGTCCGCTTCTCCTCGACCGGCGCGATCACCAGCGCGTACCGCATCCTGTCCTCCACCCGCCAGAACTGCGCGGGCGGCAAGACCCCGTGGAACACCTGGCTGTCCTGCGAGGAGGTCGACCGGGGCTACGTCTACGAGACCGACCCGTGGGGCGTGAAGGCCGCCGTACGCCGCGACGCCATGGGCCGCTTCAAGCACGAGGCCGCCGCGGCCGACCCCGTGCGCCGGACGATCTACCTCACCGAGGACGTCACCGACGGCTGCTTCTACCGCTTCACCCCCACCACCTGGGGCGACCTCTCGTCGGGCAGGCTGGAGGTGCTGAAGATGGGTTCCGGTACGTCCGGACCCGTCACCTGGGCCACCGTCCCCGACCCCAGCGGCGCCACGGCCACCCGCAACCAGGTCTCGGGCGCCAAGCGCTTCAACGGTGGCGAGGGCTGCTACTACGCCGACGACGTCTGCTATTTCACCACCAAGGGCGACAACCGCGTCTGGCAGTACAACGCGGCCGCCCAGACCATCGAGCTGGCCTACGACGACTCCCTCGTGAGCGGCACCGCACCGCTGACGGGTGTCGACAACGTCACGGGCACGGCCTCCGGCGACCTGTTCGTCGCGGAGGACGGCGGCACCATGGAGATCTGTGTGATCACGCCGGACGACGTGGTGGCGCCCTTCCTGCGGATCGACGGACAGTCGGGCTCGGAGATCTGCGGCCCGGCCTTCTCGCCGGACGGAAGGCGCCTGTACTTCTCCAGCCAGCGCGGTACGAGCGGCAGCTCATCCGGCGGTATCACCTATGAGGTGACGGGCCCCTTCCGGGCCTGA
- a CDS encoding MFS transporter has protein sequence MPELTHRRRSLVLAICCMSLLIVSLDNTALNVALPSMRAELGATVAGMQWTIDAYTLVLASLLMLAGSTADRIGRRKVFKAGLVLFTLGSLLCSLAPNLGSLVAFRMVQAVGGSMLNPVAMSIITNTFTEPRERARAIGMWGGVVGISMAAGPLIGGLLVDAVGWRAIFWVNLPVGLAALLLTVRYVPESRAPKARRPDPVGQLLVMALLGSLTYAIIEAPVAGWTSPLILLCAGTAATALAGLLLYEPRRTEPLIDLRFFRSAPFSGATVIAVCAFAALGGFLFVNTLYLQDVRGFSALHAGLYMLPMAGLTLVCAPLSGRLVGSRGPRLSLLVAGSAMAASGVLFAAFEAETSTPLLFTGYVLFGLGFGMVNAPITNTAVSGMPRAQAGVAAAVASTSRQVGQTLGVAVIGAVLAAGVHERPYTGTFVAASRPAWWIIAGCGLCVLLVGALTSGPWALRSARRTAARLEDCPADRPSAGAAR, from the coding sequence ATGCCCGAGCTCACCCACCGGCGGCGGTCGCTGGTGCTGGCGATCTGCTGCATGAGCCTGCTGATCGTGAGCCTCGACAACACCGCCCTCAACGTCGCCCTGCCCTCCATGCGCGCGGAACTGGGCGCGACGGTCGCCGGGATGCAGTGGACGATCGACGCGTACACGCTCGTGCTCGCCTCGCTGCTGATGCTCGCCGGCTCCACCGCCGACCGGATCGGGCGGCGCAAGGTCTTCAAGGCCGGCCTGGTGCTCTTCACCCTCGGCTCGCTGCTCTGTTCCCTCGCGCCGAACCTCGGATCGCTGGTCGCCTTCCGCATGGTCCAGGCCGTCGGCGGCTCGATGCTCAACCCCGTCGCCATGTCGATCATCACCAACACCTTCACCGAGCCGCGCGAGCGGGCGCGGGCGATCGGGATGTGGGGCGGTGTGGTGGGGATCTCCATGGCGGCAGGCCCGCTGATCGGCGGCCTGCTGGTGGACGCGGTGGGCTGGCGGGCGATCTTCTGGGTCAATCTGCCGGTCGGCCTGGCGGCTCTGCTGCTGACCGTCCGGTACGTTCCCGAGTCGCGCGCCCCGAAGGCCCGCCGCCCCGACCCGGTCGGACAGCTCCTGGTCATGGCGCTGCTCGGATCGCTCACGTACGCGATCATCGAAGCGCCCGTGGCGGGCTGGACGTCGCCGCTGATCCTGCTGTGCGCGGGAACGGCCGCGACGGCGCTCGCCGGCCTTCTCCTGTACGAACCGAGACGCACCGAGCCGCTGATCGATCTCCGGTTCTTCCGCAGCGCCCCCTTCAGCGGGGCGACGGTGATCGCGGTGTGCGCTTTCGCCGCGCTCGGCGGCTTCCTGTTCGTGAACACGCTGTACCTCCAGGACGTACGGGGGTTCTCGGCCCTGCACGCCGGGCTGTACATGCTGCCCATGGCCGGGCTGACCCTGGTCTGCGCGCCGCTCTCGGGCCGCCTGGTCGGCAGCCGGGGGCCCCGGCTGTCGCTGCTGGTGGCGGGGAGCGCTATGGCGGCGAGCGGGGTGCTGTTCGCGGCGTTCGAGGCGGAGACGTCCACGCCCCTGCTGTTCACCGGATACGTCCTGTTCGGCCTCGGCTTCGGCATGGTGAACGCACCGATCACCAACACCGCCGTGTCCGGCATGCCGCGCGCCCAGGCGGGCGTCGCCGCGGCGGTCGCCTCGACCAGCCGGCAGGTCGGCCAGACGCTGGGCGTCGCCGTCATCGGCGCGGTGCTCGCGGCAGGGGTCCACGAGCGGCCGTACACCGGCACCTTCGTCGCGGCGAGCCGGCCGGCCTGGTGGATCATCGCCGGCTGCGGACTGTGCGTACTGCTGGTGGGGGCGCTGACCAGCGGCCCGTGGGCCCTGCGGTCGGCGCGCCGGACGGCCGCCAGGCTGGAGGACTGCCCGGCGGACCGGCCGTCGGCGGGCGCGGCGCGCTGA
- a CDS encoding TetR family transcriptional regulator translates to MPPEALTPERILEATEDVLRRYGPAKATVVDVARALGVSHGSVYRHFRTKAALREAVTDRWLERSVGQLATITATAGQPAPVKLRRWLSALFDAKRKKAGDDPELFATYGVLIEENSGVVDEHLRELTGQLREIIEEGVRAGQFAVEDTAVAAQAVFDATARFHDPCHAAEWRSPTIGDEFTAVSDLLLNGLRA, encoded by the coding sequence ATGCCGCCAGAAGCCCTGACCCCCGAACGCATCCTCGAAGCCACCGAGGACGTGCTGCGCCGGTACGGGCCGGCCAAGGCCACCGTCGTCGACGTGGCGCGCGCGCTCGGCGTCAGCCACGGCAGCGTCTACCGTCACTTCCGCACCAAGGCGGCGCTGCGCGAGGCGGTGACCGACCGCTGGCTGGAGCGCTCGGTGGGGCAGCTGGCGACGATCACCGCGACCGCGGGGCAGCCTGCCCCGGTGAAGCTGCGGCGCTGGCTGTCGGCGCTGTTCGACGCCAAGCGCAAGAAGGCGGGCGACGACCCGGAGCTGTTCGCCACGTACGGCGTGCTCATCGAGGAGAACAGCGGCGTCGTCGACGAGCACCTCCGCGAGTTGACCGGACAGCTCCGCGAGATCATCGAAGAGGGCGTACGCGCCGGCCAGTTCGCGGTCGAGGACACGGCGGTCGCCGCGCAGGCGGTCTTCGACGCCACCGCCCGCTTCCACGATCCGTGCCACGCCGCGGAATGGCGGAGCCCCACGATCGGTGACGAGTTCACCGCCGTGTCGGACCTCCTGCTCAACGGCCTGCGGGCCTGA
- the ppdK gene encoding pyruvate, phosphate dikinase — MSENKEPQVASAPEGQKFVYDFTEGNRNLKDLLGGKGANLAEMTNLGLPVPPGFTITTEACKVYLDSGEAPEALRAEVSQHLDALEQKMGKKLGQADNPLLVSVRSGAKFSMPGMMDTVLNIGLSDKSVTGLAKQAGGDERFAWDSYRRLIQMFGKTVLGVDGELFEEALEQAKVAKKVKVDTDLEAADLKKLVRKFKKIVSDEAGRDFPQDPREQMDLAINAVFDSWNTDRAKLYRRQERIPGDLGTAVNVCSMVFGNLGPDSGTGVAFTRDPASGHQGVYGDYLQNAQGEDVVAGIRNTVPLADLENIDKASYDQLMQIMETLETHYKDLCDIEFTIERGQLWMLQTRVGKRTAGAAFRIATQLVDQGLIDEAEALQRVNGAQLAQLMFPRFDEEAKTEKLGRGIAASPGAAVGKAVFDSYTAVKWSRSGEKVILIRRETNPDDLDGMIAAEGILTSRGGKTSHAAVVARGMGKTCVCGAEEIEVDTKRRRMTAPGGIVVEEGDVVSIDGSTGKVYLGEVPVVPSPVVEYFEGRMHAGADDADELVAAVHRIMAYADRVRRLRVRANADNAEDALRARRFGAQGIGLCRTEHMFLGERRELVERLILADTDDEREQALGALLPLQKADFIELFESMDGLPVTVRLLDPPLHEFLPDITELSVRVALAESRKDANENDLRLLQAVHKLHEQNPMLGLRGVRLGLVIPGLFAMQVRAIAEAAAHRKNAKGDPRAEIMIPLVGTVQELEIVREEADQVIAEVEAATGTNLKLTIGTMIELPRAALTAGQIAEAAQFFSFGTNDLTQTVWGFSRDDVEASFFTAYLEKGIFGVSPFETIDRDGVGALVRSAVEAGRATRPDLKLGVCGEHGGDPESVHFFHEVGLDYVSCSPFRIPVARLEAGRAAAQSSGSDSR, encoded by the coding sequence GTGTCGGAAAACAAAGAACCCCAGGTAGCCAGCGCGCCCGAGGGTCAGAAGTTCGTTTATGACTTCACCGAAGGCAACAGGAACCTCAAGGACCTGCTGGGTGGCAAGGGCGCCAACCTCGCCGAGATGACCAACCTCGGGCTGCCCGTTCCTCCGGGCTTCACCATCACCACCGAGGCGTGCAAGGTCTACCTCGACAGCGGCGAGGCGCCGGAGGCGCTGCGCGCCGAGGTCAGCCAGCACCTCGACGCCCTTGAGCAGAAGATGGGCAAGAAGCTCGGCCAGGCCGACAACCCGCTGCTCGTCTCCGTCCGCTCGGGCGCCAAGTTCTCCATGCCCGGCATGATGGACACGGTCCTGAACATCGGGCTCTCCGACAAGTCGGTCACCGGCCTCGCCAAGCAGGCCGGCGGCGACGAGCGCTTCGCGTGGGACTCGTACCGCCGTCTCATCCAGATGTTCGGCAAGACGGTCCTCGGCGTCGACGGCGAACTCTTCGAAGAGGCGCTGGAGCAGGCGAAGGTCGCGAAGAAGGTCAAGGTCGACACCGACCTGGAGGCGGCCGACCTCAAGAAGCTGGTCCGCAAGTTCAAGAAGATCGTCTCCGACGAGGCCGGACGCGACTTCCCGCAGGACCCGCGCGAGCAGATGGACCTCGCCATAAACGCGGTCTTCGACTCGTGGAACACCGACCGCGCCAAGCTGTACCGCCGCCAGGAGCGCATCCCGGGCGACCTCGGCACGGCCGTCAACGTGTGCTCCATGGTCTTCGGCAACCTCGGCCCCGACTCCGGCACCGGCGTCGCGTTCACCCGCGACCCCGCCAGCGGCCACCAGGGCGTGTACGGCGACTACCTTCAGAACGCGCAGGGTGAGGACGTCGTCGCCGGTATCCGCAACACCGTGCCGCTCGCCGACCTCGAGAACATCGACAAGGCGTCGTACGACCAGCTCATGCAGATCATGGAGACGCTGGAGACCCACTACAAGGATCTCTGCGACATCGAGTTCACGATCGAGCGCGGCCAGCTGTGGATGCTCCAGACCCGCGTCGGCAAGCGCACCGCCGGTGCCGCCTTCCGCATCGCGACGCAGCTCGTCGACCAGGGCCTCATCGACGAGGCCGAGGCGCTCCAGCGCGTCAACGGCGCGCAGCTCGCGCAGCTGATGTTCCCGCGCTTCGACGAGGAGGCGAAGACCGAGAAGCTCGGCCGCGGCATCGCCGCCTCCCCGGGCGCCGCGGTCGGCAAGGCCGTCTTCGACTCGTACACGGCCGTCAAGTGGTCGCGTTCCGGCGAGAAGGTCATCCTCATCCGCCGTGAGACGAACCCGGACGACCTCGACGGCATGATCGCCGCCGAAGGCATCCTGACCTCGCGCGGCGGCAAGACCTCGCACGCCGCGGTCGTGGCGCGCGGCATGGGCAAGACCTGTGTCTGCGGCGCCGAGGAGATCGAGGTCGACACCAAGCGCCGCCGCATGACGGCCCCGGGCGGGATCGTCGTCGAGGAGGGTGACGTCGTCTCCATCGACGGCTCCACCGGCAAGGTGTACCTCGGCGAGGTGCCCGTCGTACCGTCCCCGGTCGTCGAGTACTTCGAGGGCCGGATGCACGCCGGCGCCGACGACGCCGACGAGCTGGTCGCCGCCGTGCACCGGATCATGGCGTACGCCGACCGGGTGCGCCGCCTGCGGGTGCGCGCCAACGCCGACAACGCCGAGGACGCCCTGCGCGCCCGTCGCTTCGGCGCCCAGGGCATCGGCCTGTGCCGCACCGAGCACATGTTCCTCGGTGAGCGCCGCGAGCTCGTCGAGCGGCTGATCCTGGCCGACACGGACGACGAGCGCGAGCAGGCGCTGGGCGCGCTGCTGCCGCTCCAGAAGGCCGACTTCATCGAGCTGTTCGAGTCGATGGACGGACTGCCGGTCACGGTGCGCCTGCTGGACCCGCCGCTGCACGAGTTCCTCCCCGACATCACCGAGCTGTCGGTGCGCGTCGCCCTCGCCGAGTCCCGCAAGGACGCGAACGAGAACGACCTGCGCCTCCTCCAGGCCGTGCACAAGCTGCACGAGCAGAACCCGATGCTGGGTCTGCGCGGTGTACGTCTGGGCCTCGTCATCCCGGGCCTGTTCGCGATGCAGGTCCGCGCCATCGCCGAGGCGGCCGCGCACCGCAAGAACGCCAAGGGCGACCCGCGTGCGGAGATCATGATTCCGCTCGTCGGCACCGTGCAGGAGCTGGAGATCGTCCGCGAGGAGGCCGACCAGGTCATCGCGGAGGTCGAGGCCGCCACCGGCACGAACCTGAAGCTCACCATCGGCACGATGATCGAGCTGCCGCGCGCCGCCCTGACCGCCGGCCAGATCGCCGAGGCCGCGCAGTTCTTCTCCTTCGGTACGAACGACCTCACCCAGACCGTGTGGGGCTTCTCCCGCGACGACGTCGAGGCGAGCTTCTTCACGGCGTACCTGGAGAAGGGCATCTTCGGGGTCTCCCCGTTCGAGACGATCGACCGGGACGGCGTCGGCGCGCTCGTGCGCAGCGCCGTGGAGGCCGGACGCGCCACGCGCCCCGACCTGAAGCTCGGTGTCTGCGGCGAGCACGGCGGTGACCCGGAGTCGGTGCACTTCTTCCACGAGGTGGGCCTGGACTACGTGTCCTGCTCCCCCTTCCGGATCCCGGTGGCACGCCTGGAGGCGGGCCGCGCGGCGGCGCAGTCCTCGGGCAGCGACTCGCGCTAG
- a CDS encoding glycine--tRNA ligase, which produces MAADKIDTIVSLSKRRGFVYPCSEIYGGSRAAWDYGPLGVELKENIKRQWWRSMVIAREDVVGLDSSVILAPEVWEASGHVATFSDPLTECTACHKRHRADHLIEAYEAKHNGRAPENGLADVNCPNCGTKGQFTEPKQFSGMLETHLGPTQDTGSRAFLRPETAQGIFTNFAQVQQTSRKKPPFGIAQMGKSFRNEITPGNFIFRTREFEQMEMEFFVKPGEDEQWQEYWMEQRWSWYRELGLREENMRWFEHPAEKLSHYSKRTADIEYRFNFGGNEFSELEGVANRTDFDLKAHSKASGQDLSFFDQEAGERWTPYVIEPAAGVNRAMLAFMLDAYIEDEAPNAKGVMEKRTVMRLDPRLAPVKVAVLPLSRNPQLSPKAKGLATDLRKNWNIEFDDAGAIGRRYRRQDEIGTPFCVTVDFDTLDDNAVTVRERDTMKQERVSLDQIQSYLGGRLLGC; this is translated from the coding sequence GTGGCCGCCGACAAGATCGACACCATCGTCAGCCTGAGCAAGCGCCGTGGCTTCGTCTACCCGTGCAGTGAGATCTACGGCGGCTCCCGGGCCGCCTGGGACTACGGACCGCTGGGTGTCGAGCTCAAGGAGAACATCAAGCGCCAGTGGTGGCGCTCCATGGTCATCGCGCGCGAGGACGTCGTCGGTCTCGACTCCTCGGTGATCCTGGCCCCCGAGGTGTGGGAGGCGTCCGGCCACGTCGCGACGTTCTCCGACCCGCTCACCGAATGCACCGCCTGTCACAAGCGTCACCGCGCGGACCACCTGATCGAGGCGTACGAGGCCAAGCACAACGGCCGCGCCCCCGAGAACGGCCTTGCCGACGTCAACTGCCCGAACTGCGGCACCAAGGGCCAGTTCACCGAGCCCAAGCAGTTCTCCGGCATGCTGGAGACCCACCTCGGCCCGACCCAGGACACCGGCTCGCGCGCCTTCCTGCGTCCCGAGACCGCGCAGGGCATTTTCACCAACTTCGCCCAGGTGCAGCAGACTTCCCGCAAGAAGCCGCCGTTCGGCATCGCGCAGATGGGCAAGTCCTTCCGCAACGAGATCACGCCCGGCAACTTCATCTTCCGCACGCGCGAGTTCGAGCAGATGGAGATGGAGTTCTTCGTCAAGCCGGGCGAGGACGAGCAGTGGCAGGAATACTGGATGGAGCAGCGCTGGAGCTGGTACCGCGAGCTTGGTCTCCGTGAGGAGAACATGCGCTGGTTCGAGCACCCGGCGGAGAAGCTGTCGCACTACTCGAAGCGCACCGCCGACATCGAGTACCGCTTCAACTTCGGCGGCAACGAGTTCTCGGAGCTGGAGGGTGTGGCCAACCGCACCGACTTCGACCTCAAGGCGCACTCCAAGGCTTCCGGCCAGGACCTGTCGTTCTTCGACCAGGAGGCCGGCGAGCGCTGGACTCCGTACGTCATCGAGCCGGCGGCCGGCGTGAACCGCGCCATGCTCGCCTTCATGCTCGACGCGTACATCGAGGACGAGGCCCCGAACGCCAAGGGCGTCATGGAGAAGCGCACCGTGATGCGCCTCGACCCGCGCCTGGCGCCGGTCAAGGTGGCCGTTCTGCCGCTGTCGCGCAACCCGCAGCTCTCGCCGAAGGCCAAGGGCCTGGCGACCGACCTGCGCAAGAACTGGAACATCGAGTTCGACGACGCGGGCGCCATCGGCCGCCGCTACCGCCGTCAGGACGAGATCGGTACGCCGTTCTGCGTGACCGTCGACTTCGACACCCTCGACGACAACGCGGTGACGGTGCGCGAGCGCGACACCATGAAGCAGGAGCGCGTCTCGCTGGACCAGATCCAGTCGTACCTGGGCGGCCGCCTCCTCGGCTGCTGA
- a CDS encoding ArsR/SmtB family transcription factor, with translation MLRVHFSGVDLSRIRLSDRPDALWETVLSFHRLRDRRGVKVFGEWRRESRTRLNGETRILASVIPNRGYFPDFLTPREGIRGMDTGLEAVRATAPERLRAELALLAASHRLAGRTAPQSPAASTRQCLAPLAGGRGEPLARLTGALRGYHRAAVEPYWPHIQARVEADRAARGRALLDGGADELLTSLPPMLRWRPPVLEADYPVDRDLYLRGRGLLLQPSFFCRGTPVVYRDPHLPPVLVYPVTHADAPVPADDPGPPLGRLMGQTRSTVLGTIGSGCTTSELARRAGVSLASASQHACVLREAGLVVTLRHGNAVLHTLTPLGAALLRGGATAQALGPRSDVTGAGAVRPGRGPSPHR, from the coding sequence GTGCTACGTGTTCATTTCTCCGGTGTTGACCTGTCGAGGATTCGGCTGTCCGACCGGCCGGACGCGTTGTGGGAAACGGTTCTCAGTTTTCACCGATTGCGCGACCGGCGCGGAGTCAAGGTGTTCGGAGAATGGCGCCGGGAATCACGGACTCGGTTGAACGGTGAAACACGGATACTGGCATCGGTCATACCCAACCGGGGTTATTTCCCCGATTTCCTGACGCCCCGTGAGGGAATACGCGGCATGGACACGGGCCTCGAAGCCGTGCGCGCCACCGCCCCCGAGCGGCTGCGCGCCGAGCTGGCCCTGCTCGCCGCCTCCCACCGCCTCGCCGGCCGTACGGCCCCGCAGAGCCCCGCGGCGTCCACCCGGCAGTGCCTCGCCCCGCTGGCGGGTGGCCGGGGCGAGCCGCTGGCCCGCCTCACCGGCGCTCTGCGGGGCTACCACCGCGCCGCCGTCGAACCGTACTGGCCGCACATCCAGGCCCGCGTCGAGGCCGACCGGGCGGCCAGGGGCCGCGCCCTGCTGGACGGCGGCGCGGACGAACTCCTCACCTCGCTCCCGCCGATGCTGCGCTGGCGCCCGCCCGTCCTGGAGGCCGACTATCCGGTCGACCGGGACCTGTATCTGCGCGGCCGCGGCCTGCTGCTCCAGCCGTCGTTCTTCTGCCGCGGCACCCCGGTCGTCTACCGCGATCCGCACCTGCCTCCGGTGCTGGTCTACCCGGTGACCCACGCGGACGCTCCGGTGCCCGCCGACGACCCCGGACCGCCCCTCGGGCGCCTGATGGGACAGACGCGCTCCACGGTCCTGGGCACGATCGGCAGCGGCTGTACGACGAGCGAACTCGCGCGCAGGGCGGGAGTGTCGCTCGCCTCGGCGAGCCAGCACGCGTGCGTCCTGCGGGAAGCCGGACTCGTCGTCACGCTGCGGCACGGCAACGCGGTGCTCCACACCCTGACACCACTGGGCGCCGCCCTGCTGCGGGGCGGCGCCACGGCGCAGGCGCTCGGGCCCCGGTCGGACGTGACGGGTGCGGGGGCCGTCAGGCCCGGAAGGGGCCCGTCACCTCATAGGTGA
- the dusB gene encoding tRNA dihydrouridine synthase DusB, whose translation MTTALPMLSIGPHSVQPPVVLAPMAGITNAPFRTLCREFSGGKGLFVSEMITTRALVERNEKTMQLVHFDATETPRSIQLYGVDPVTVGKAVRMIVDEDLADHIDLNFGCPVPKVTRKGGGSALPYKRPLLRAILNEAVSNAGDLPVTMKMRKGIDDDHLTYLDAGRIAVEEGVTAIALHGRTAAEHYGGTADWDAIARLKEHVPEIPVLGNGDIWSADDALRMMRQTGCDGVVVGRGCLGRPWLFGDLVAGFEGTDAYAAPTLREVAAVMRRHAELLGEWIGDEARGVIDFRKHVAWYLKGFSVGSEMRKKLAISSSLDEMDAHLSELNLDQEWPEGADGPRGRSSGNGRVVLPDGWLKDPYDCSAVSAEAELDTSGG comes from the coding sequence ATGACCACCGCGCTCCCCATGCTCTCCATCGGCCCGCACTCCGTGCAGCCGCCGGTGGTGCTCGCTCCCATGGCCGGCATCACCAACGCCCCCTTCCGCACCCTGTGCCGTGAGTTCTCCGGCGGCAAGGGGCTGTTCGTGAGCGAGATGATCACGACGAGGGCGCTGGTCGAGCGCAATGAGAAGACGATGCAGCTGGTCCATTTCGACGCGACGGAGACGCCGCGCTCGATCCAGCTGTACGGCGTCGACCCCGTCACGGTCGGCAAGGCGGTCCGCATGATCGTGGACGAGGACCTGGCCGATCACATCGACCTGAACTTCGGCTGCCCGGTCCCCAAGGTCACCCGCAAGGGCGGCGGCTCCGCGCTGCCGTACAAGCGGCCGCTGCTGCGGGCCATCCTGAACGAGGCCGTGTCCAACGCGGGTGACCTGCCGGTGACGATGAAGATGCGCAAAGGCATCGACGACGACCACCTCACCTACCTCGACGCGGGACGGATAGCGGTCGAGGAGGGCGTCACGGCGATCGCCCTGCATGGGCGGACCGCGGCCGAGCACTACGGCGGTACGGCCGACTGGGACGCCATCGCACGCCTCAAGGAGCACGTCCCCGAGATCCCGGTCCTGGGCAACGGCGACATCTGGTCCGCCGACGACGCGCTGCGGATGATGCGGCAGACCGGCTGTGACGGCGTGGTGGTCGGGCGCGGATGTCTGGGACGGCCGTGGCTGTTCGGGGACCTGGTGGCGGGCTTCGAGGGCACGGACGCGTACGCCGCCCCGACGCTGCGCGAGGTCGCCGCGGTGATGCGCAGGCACGCGGAACTGCTGGGGGAGTGGATCGGGGACGAGGCACGCGGGGTCATTGACTTCCGTAAGCACGTCGCCTGGTACCTGAAGGGTTTCTCGGTCGGATCAGAGATGCGCAAGAAGCTTGCGATCTCCTCATCTCTGGACGAGATGGACGCTCACTTGAGCGAGCTCAATCTGGATCAGGAGTGGCCGGAGGGGGCGGACGGGCCGCGGGGTCGTTCGTCCGGCAATGGGCGGGTTGTCCTGCCGGATGGCTGGCTGAAGGACCCGTACGACTGCTCCGCCGTGAGCGCGGAGGCGGAGCTGGACACGTCCGGAGGCTGA
- a CDS encoding aldo/keto reductase: MTTRPFPTRTLGSSGPRVSALGLGCMGMSALYGDADRAESIATIHAALDAGITLLDTGDFYGMGHNELLINEALRTAPAAAREQALTSVKFGALRTVEGGFTGYDGRPAAVKNFAAYSLQRLGTDHIDIYRIARVDPDVPVEETVGAIAELVEAGHVRHIGLSEVGARTLRRAAAVAPVSDLQIEYSLLSRGIEDEILPTARELGIGVTAYGVLSRGLISGHFSHDRELAPGDFRGMSPRFQGENLRHNLGLVETLRKIAGQKGVTVAQIAIAWVLSRAGRHDVDIVPLVGARRRDRLAEAVGALGVALDADDLAAIEAAFPAGVAAGERYPANQMAHLDSEH, translated from the coding sequence ATGACCACCCGGCCCTTCCCCACCCGCACCCTCGGCTCGTCCGGTCCCCGCGTCTCGGCGCTGGGCCTCGGCTGCATGGGCATGTCCGCGCTGTACGGCGACGCCGACCGTGCTGAGTCGATCGCCACCATCCACGCCGCTCTCGACGCCGGCATCACGCTGCTCGACACCGGCGACTTCTACGGCATGGGCCACAACGAACTGCTGATCAACGAGGCGCTGCGCACCGCCCCGGCCGCGGCCCGCGAACAGGCCCTGACCAGCGTCAAGTTCGGCGCCCTGCGCACTGTGGAGGGCGGCTTCACCGGCTACGACGGCCGCCCCGCCGCCGTCAAGAACTTCGCGGCGTACTCGCTCCAGCGCCTCGGCACCGACCACATCGACATCTACCGGATCGCCCGCGTCGACCCCGACGTCCCCGTCGAGGAGACCGTCGGCGCCATCGCCGAGCTGGTGGAGGCCGGGCACGTCCGCCACATCGGTCTCTCCGAAGTGGGCGCGCGCACGCTCCGCCGGGCCGCCGCGGTGGCCCCGGTCTCGGACCTCCAGATCGAGTACTCGCTGCTCTCGCGCGGCATCGAGGACGAGATCCTGCCCACGGCCCGCGAGCTCGGCATCGGCGTCACGGCGTACGGCGTGCTGTCCCGCGGTCTGATCAGCGGCCACTTCTCCCATGACCGCGAACTGGCCCCCGGCGACTTCCGCGGCATGAGCCCGCGCTTCCAGGGCGAGAACCTCCGGCACAACCTCGGCCTGGTCGAGACCCTGCGCAAGATCGCCGGGCAGAAGGGCGTCACCGTCGCCCAGATCGCCATCGCCTGGGTGCTCTCCCGGGCCGGCCGGCACGACGTCGACATCGTGCCGCTGGTCGGGGCCCGCCGCAGGGACCGGCTGGCCGAGGCCGTCGGCGCCCTCGGCGTGGCGCTCGACGCCGATGACCTGGCCGCGATCGAGGCCGCCTTCCCGGCCGGCGTCGCCGCGGGTGAGCGCTACCCGGCGAACCAGATGGCCCACCTGGACAGCGAGCACTGA
- a CDS encoding DUF6243 family protein, which translates to MAKSRNNLLGVGGQRKRMSRAELADNGPTRNADRKLASDHKEELLRKMRERTAAEEGGEAAADDGAQDAQS; encoded by the coding sequence GTGGCAAAGAGCCGCAACAACCTGCTCGGCGTAGGCGGGCAGCGCAAGAGGATGTCCCGCGCCGAACTCGCGGACAACGGCCCCACGCGCAACGCCGACCGCAAGCTCGCGTCCGACCACAAGGAGGAGCTGCTGCGCAAGATGCGGGAGCGTACCGCCGCGGAAGAGGGCGGCGAGGCGGCCGCCGACGACGGTGCCCAGGACGCGCAGAGCTGA